In Dama dama isolate Ldn47 chromosome 9, ASM3311817v1, whole genome shotgun sequence, the following proteins share a genomic window:
- the LOC133061956 gene encoding uncharacterized protein LOC133061956 isoform X3, with translation MPGRRRTPQLLHPLVGSLEVLGFLLEYRTCWWCSSCQLPRVARMGMNSRAPRTGTDPSQTKDTSMALGCGAAGNSSRTRDLLPPSAVTAHMGFYPHQVSAEATDTEALGAETSPTIHQTRSQSCSSGWTKVFPPGLSRSLGPDSTPANPLGGDTSADHDDGSAAPQVDPPFLKGARQKRNFRNPGMKKPEEPPGPHKSEPGPEGSGVPQEPPVVTPTCGALLSPGWTCSSQAPTAHGSLLISHQLEQPQKVSSSFRNISTATTSFMPWK, from the exons ATGCCAGGGAGGAGACGGA ctcCTCAGCTTCTTCACCCACTTGTCGGCTCCCTGGAGGTCCTGGGCTTTTTGCTAGAATATAGGACATGCTGGTGGTGTTCTAGCTGCCAGCTCCCTAGGGTGGCCCGAATGGGCATGAACTCAAGGGCTCCCAGGACAGGCACAGACCCCTCACAGACCAAGGACACTTCAATGGCTCTGGGGTGTGGAGCAGCAGGGAACTCCAGCCGCACCCGtgacctcctccctccttctgctGTTACAGCACACATGGGGTTTTACCCTCACCAAGTGAGTGCTGAGGCCACAGATACTGAAGCCCTGGGTGCTGAGACTAG TCCCACCATTCATCAGACAAGGTCCCAGAGCTGCTCATCTGGCTGGACAAAGGTGTTCCCACCAGGCCTCTCAAGGTCCTTAGGGCCTGACAGCACACCAGCTAACCCTCTCGGTGGGGACACCTCAGCAGATCACGATGATGGCTCAGCTGCACCCCAGGTTGACCCACCCTTCCTGAAGGGAGCCAGGCAGAAACG CAATTTCAGGAATCCAGGGATGAAGAAGCCTGAGGAGCCCCCAGGCCCCCACAAGTCAGAGCCTGGCCCAGAGGGGAGTGGAGTACCACAGGAGCCCCCAGTGGTGACCCCCACCTGTGGGGCACTCTTGAGCCCTGGCTGGACATGCTCTTCCCAG GCACCTACTGCGCATGGCAGTCTTCTCATCAGTCATCAGCTGGAACAACCCCAGAAGGTGTCGTCCTCGTTCAGGAACATCAGTACGGCCACGACCTCATTCATGCCCTGGAAGTAG
- the LOC133061956 gene encoding uncharacterized protein LOC133061956 isoform X1, producing the protein MPGRRRTPQLLHPLVGSLEVLGFLLEYRTCWWCSSCQLPRVARMGMNSRAPRTGTDPSQTKDTSMALGCGAAGNSSRTRDLLPPSAVTAHMGFYPHQVSAEATDTEALGAETSPTIHQTRSQSCSSGWTKVFPPGLSRSLGPDSTPANPLGGDTSADHDDGSAAPQVDPPFLKGARQKRNFRNPGMKKPEEPPGPHKSEPGPEGSGVPQEPPVVTPTCGALLSPGWTCSSQLSLAGTYCAWQSSHQSSAGTTPEGVVLVQEHQYGHDLIHALEVAHLLQEPDVRGGPTRSPPLLLDASAPWPAMATWGPSLYYSAERSFCQWKPTPRMGKRGVPVTHSEERSLLVTLYTERSASSPGSSGDLAWPKSQRGREMQERQSRTTPASQGHSTRPA; encoded by the exons ATGCCAGGGAGGAGACGGA ctcCTCAGCTTCTTCACCCACTTGTCGGCTCCCTGGAGGTCCTGGGCTTTTTGCTAGAATATAGGACATGCTGGTGGTGTTCTAGCTGCCAGCTCCCTAGGGTGGCCCGAATGGGCATGAACTCAAGGGCTCCCAGGACAGGCACAGACCCCTCACAGACCAAGGACACTTCAATGGCTCTGGGGTGTGGAGCAGCAGGGAACTCCAGCCGCACCCGtgacctcctccctccttctgctGTTACAGCACACATGGGGTTTTACCCTCACCAAGTGAGTGCTGAGGCCACAGATACTGAAGCCCTGGGTGCTGAGACTAG TCCCACCATTCATCAGACAAGGTCCCAGAGCTGCTCATCTGGCTGGACAAAGGTGTTCCCACCAGGCCTCTCAAGGTCCTTAGGGCCTGACAGCACACCAGCTAACCCTCTCGGTGGGGACACCTCAGCAGATCACGATGATGGCTCAGCTGCACCCCAGGTTGACCCACCCTTCCTGAAGGGAGCCAGGCAGAAACG CAATTTCAGGAATCCAGGGATGAAGAAGCCTGAGGAGCCCCCAGGCCCCCACAAGTCAGAGCCTGGCCCAGAGGGGAGTGGAGTACCACAGGAGCCCCCAGTGGTGACCCCCACCTGTGGGGCACTCTTGAGCCCTGGCTGGACATGCTCTTCCCAG CTGTCCTTGGCAGGCACCTACTGCGCATGGCAGTCTTCTCATCAGTCATCAGCTGGAACAACCCCAGAAGGTGTCGTCCTCGTTCAGGAACATCAGTACGGCCACGACCTCATTCATGCCCTGGAAGTAGCCCACCTCCTGCAAGAGCCAGACGTGCGTGGAGGACCCACCCGGAGCCCACCTCTGCTCTTGGACGCATCAGCGCCATGGCCTGCCATGGCCACCTGGGGTCCCTCCCTTTATTATTCTGCAGAGAGGTCTTTCTGCCAATGGAAACCCACCCCCAGGATGGGAAAGAGGGGCGTCCCAGTGACTCACAGCGAGGAACGTAGCCTGTTGGTGACACTGTACACTGAGAGGTCCGCATCCTCCCCTGGTTCCTCTGGAGACCTTGCATGGCCCAAAAGCCAGAGGGGCCGAGAGATGCAGGAAAGGCAGAGCAGGACAACTCCTGCATCCCAGGGGCACAGCACCAGGCCCGCCTGA
- the LOC133061265 gene encoding ATM interactor-like has protein sequence MAASEAVEADPAALASGAPAVPAAARGAAAASGPWGPPRQLRGSQPRPTVARQQPTGSVLPTPELIQPLVSELSWAVRTNIPCLVRSCSEILPNSPALNMHRLWDGIVNPTIRKDLKTVPKFYGCCC, from the coding sequence ATGGCGGCCTCTGAGGCAGTGGAGGCGGATCCCGCGGCTCTCGCCTCGGGTGCCCCGGCTGTCCCGGCGGCCGCAAGGGGTGCCGCCGCCGCCTCAGGTCCTTGGGGTCCCCCTAGGCAGCTGAGAGGCAGCCAGCCCCGACCCACGGTGGCGAGGCAGCAGCCCACGGGTTCAGTGTTGCCAACCCCGGAGCTCATCCAGCCGCTGGTGAGCGAGCTGTCCTGGGCCGTGAGGACCAACATCCCGTGCCTGGTGCGCAGCTGCAGCGAGATCCTGCCCAACAGCCCCGCGCTCAACATGCACCGCCTGTGGGATGGCATAGTGAATCCAACAAtaagaaaagatttgaaaaccGTGCCGAAATTCtacggctgctgctgctaa
- the LOC133061956 gene encoding uncharacterized protein LOC133061956 isoform X2 translates to MPGRRRTHMGFYPHQVSAEATDTEALGAETSPTIHQTRSQSCSSGWTKVFPPGLSRSLGPDSTPANPLGGDTSADHDDGSAAPQVDPPFLKGARQKRNFRNPGMKKPEEPPGPHKSEPGPEGSGVPQEPPVVTPTCGALLSPGWTCSSQLSLAGTYCAWQSSHQSSAGTTPEGVVLVQEHQYGHDLIHALEVAHLLQEPDVRGGPTRSPPLLLDASAPWPAMATWGPSLYYSAERSFCQWKPTPRMGKRGVPVTHSEERSLLVTLYTERSASSPGSSGDLAWPKSQRGREMQERQSRTTPASQGHSTRPA, encoded by the exons ATGCCAGGGAGGAGACGGA CACACATGGGGTTTTACCCTCACCAAGTGAGTGCTGAGGCCACAGATACTGAAGCCCTGGGTGCTGAGACTAG TCCCACCATTCATCAGACAAGGTCCCAGAGCTGCTCATCTGGCTGGACAAAGGTGTTCCCACCAGGCCTCTCAAGGTCCTTAGGGCCTGACAGCACACCAGCTAACCCTCTCGGTGGGGACACCTCAGCAGATCACGATGATGGCTCAGCTGCACCCCAGGTTGACCCACCCTTCCTGAAGGGAGCCAGGCAGAAACG CAATTTCAGGAATCCAGGGATGAAGAAGCCTGAGGAGCCCCCAGGCCCCCACAAGTCAGAGCCTGGCCCAGAGGGGAGTGGAGTACCACAGGAGCCCCCAGTGGTGACCCCCACCTGTGGGGCACTCTTGAGCCCTGGCTGGACATGCTCTTCCCAG CTGTCCTTGGCAGGCACCTACTGCGCATGGCAGTCTTCTCATCAGTCATCAGCTGGAACAACCCCAGAAGGTGTCGTCCTCGTTCAGGAACATCAGTACGGCCACGACCTCATTCATGCCCTGGAAGTAGCCCACCTCCTGCAAGAGCCAGACGTGCGTGGAGGACCCACCCGGAGCCCACCTCTGCTCTTGGACGCATCAGCGCCATGGCCTGCCATGGCCACCTGGGGTCCCTCCCTTTATTATTCTGCAGAGAGGTCTTTCTGCCAATGGAAACCCACCCCCAGGATGGGAAAGAGGGGCGTCCCAGTGACTCACAGCGAGGAACGTAGCCTGTTGGTGACACTGTACACTGAGAGGTCCGCATCCTCCCCTGGTTCCTCTGGAGACCTTGCATGGCCCAAAAGCCAGAGGGGCCGAGAGATGCAGGAAAGGCAGAGCAGGACAACTCCTGCATCCCAGGGGCACAGCACCAGGCCCGCCTGA